The following are encoded together in the Brassica napus cultivar Da-Ae chromosome A9, Da-Ae, whole genome shotgun sequence genome:
- the LOC125578231 gene encoding uncharacterized protein LOC125578231 — translation MGDPLPLRLALPELRYPIGSEPEKTISINQHSIVAYIKTVKEILGNDEFNRIRGTFLGPVIKLGERSLKLSAKIVHAVLTKSIKTVKRHEAWFHFGAQPMRFSIREFHMVTGLKCSGEAREPREGTEKFKWDFLKGRTHTVKDVEKQLRNTREDASDERFCLAMLLLIESILLQKSLLDGGTTFTLDYVKIAQDMDVLMTYPWGRTAYNLLLKSLQRAVDKSLDKNNYDLQGFPMAFLIWILESVPLLQYAFSQVVPILSVQPSTPIFLCEKYLQIASPQLIDVLLIEIKDHLKVTCILPPISNDPEDDVCMGDEANKDLDDMADLSKRGYKFKIRDWRNMSVDLYGANEEIRRASLLFGNGGMSQASTSYQEESLESKINRISEMVGDNLRIMNDRLCLIEKDRKQIKERVTNLEKLQRVTSYETPNNEACLPNFCCTCTD, via the exons atgggAGATCCATTACCATTAAGACTAGCACTGCCTGAGCTGAGGTATCCGATTGGATCAGAGCCAGAGAAGACGATATCGATAAACCAACACTCGATAGTTGCTTATATCAAAACTGTTAAGGAAATTCTAGGAAATGATGAGTTCAACAGAATAAGAGGGACGTTTTTGGGACCGGTGATCAAGCTTGGAGAGAGGTCTTTGAAATTATCAGCTAAGATAGTGCACGCAGTTCTCACCAAAAGCATCAAGACAGTGAAGAGACACGAAGCATGGTTCCATTTTGGTGCTCAGCCAATGAGGTTCTCTATAAGAGAATTCCACATGGTGACTGGTTTGAAATGTAGTGGTGAAGCAAGAGAACCACGAGAGGGAACCGAGAAATTTAAGTGGGACTTCCTAAAAGGGCGTACTCATACAGTAAAGGACGTGGAGAAGCAGCtcagaaacacaagagaagatgcTTCTGATGAGAGATTCTGCCTTGCAATGCTCCTCCTGATTGAGAGCATACTACTACAGAAGAGCCTTCTCGACGGTGGCACAACTTTTACTTTGGATTATGTGAAAATAGCGCAGGATATGGATGTCTTGATGACATACCCATGGGGGAGAACAGCTTATAATTTGCTGTTAAAATCACTTCAGAGAGCTGTCGACAAAAGCCTCgacaaaaacaattatgattTGCAAGGGTTCCCTATGGCATTTCTTATATGGATACTTGAGTCAGTACCTTTGCTACAGTATGCATTCAGTCAAGTTGTTCCTATTCTGAGCGTTCAACCGTCTACCCCAATATTTTTGTGTGAGAAGTACCTTCAAATAGCTTCTCCACAGCTGATAGATGTTCTCCTAATTGAAATCAAAGATCAT CTTAAGGTCACATGCATCCTACCTCCTATTTCTAATGATCCAGAAGATGATGTTTGCATGGGAGACGAAGCTAATAAAGATCTGGATGACATGGCCGATTTATCCAAGAGAggttataagtttaaaattagaGATTGGCGAAACATGTCAGTAGACCTATACGGTGCTAATGAAGAAATAAGAAGAGCATCTTTACTGTTTGGGAATGGAGGGATGAGTCAAGCTTCTACTTCGTATCAGGAGGAGTCTTTGGAATCAAAGATCAACAGAATCAGCGAGATGGTGGGAGATAATTTAAGGATCATGAACGATCGTTTGTGTTTGATTGAAAAAGACAGGAAACAGATTAAAGAACGTGTGACAAACCTAGAGAAACTACAAAGAGTTACTTCAtatgaaactccaaacaatgag GCTTGCCTTCCTAATTTTTGTTGTACTTGCACAGACTGA
- the LOC125578230 gene encoding protein AGENET DOMAIN (AGD)-CONTAINING P1-like, with translation MNEITKETPGSPIAQQNIETPVLTPIQTQQETHELMNEIISPNISDTQPNTRARRNLLTEQNKDVESRVQNPFEIGANVEISSQDDNTCHKWYPGNVLATYLVDGVEMVKVEYFVPSLDEKKRKRSVETRVSIDRIRPQPPPERSGAKKSYELMQDVEAFDNGAWCAGKVKVILFDGSCFVSLNNSKEQIYFHHSEIRKPRKWVDDGRRADAECESK, from the exons ATGAATGAGATCACGAAAGAGACACCTGGTTCTCCAATAGCTCAACAGAATATTGAGACTCCAGTCCTTACTCCAATTCAGACGCAGCAG GAGACTCACGAGCTTATGAATGAGATCATTTCACCAAACATTTCCGACACACAGCCAAATACCCGAGCTCGCAGAAATCTTTTAACAGAGCAAAATAAG GATGTAGAAAGCAGAGTTCAAAATCCCTTTGAGATCGGAGCAAATGTGGAGATTTCATCACAAGATGACAATACTTGTCATAAATGGTATCCAGGAAATGTGTTGGCAACATATTTGGTTGATGGGGTTGAGATGGTGAAAGTTGAGTACTTCGTCCCGTCTCTGGacgaaaagaagaggaaaaggagtgTTGAGACACGTGTATCAATTGACAGAATACGTCCTCAACCACCACCTGAGAGATCTGGAGCGAAGAAAAGTTATGAGCTAATGCAGGACGTGGAGGCGTTCGACAATGGTGCCTGGTGCGCTGGAAAAGTTAAAGTCATTTTGTTTGATGGCTCGTGTTTTGTCTCTTTGAACAATTCTAAAGAACAAATTTACTTCCACCATTCTGAGATTcgaaaaccaagaaaatgggtagatg ATGGAAGAAGAGCAGACGCAGAGTGTGAATCCAagtga